The stretch of DNA AACTGGGCCTAATTTGCTACTGCCCTTTTCTTCTAAGATGTTTTTGGCATTTTGTCCAGGTACGATATTGAGAGACTCGACTTTGTTTAGAGCTACTTCTAAGGTTTCCGGTAAGCCATCTTTGTACAATAACTCGTCCTCAGGATTTGTACTGGTGATAGCAAATGGCAGAATCGCGACGCGTTTTTGGTTTTTGTACAGTGCAGAGACGTCACCCGAGAAACTTTTGATTTGGTCTGCATTTGGTGGTGGATTCGATAGTTTGTAGCCGACATAAGCATTCTCAGCAAAAAAAGCCGAACCAGCCTTGGTGCTAGACTTGAAACTCCCATTCGTTTTGACATTCAAGTGTGATAGTGCTACACTTCCAGAGAGCTCCTTGCCGTCTTGGTTGAGCATTTGTACGGTAATCTTGTCCACCTTTAGCACAGAGCTGACATAGGGTTTTTCCAATAGATCTGGTCTGTTTTTTGCCAGTGGAGAAGGCAGGGGGTTTTGGATAGAAATTTCTTGTGGGTTGATGAGTTTTAAAACAATCCGAGCTACCGACTCATTTTTGACCTTGCCGTCTGTTTCGACTTTTTTGCCGGCTAAAATCCCTGTAAAATCAAAGCCAAAGGCAAAGGACTTACTCTCTGTAACGTCGATTTCTATGGTTTGTTTGACAGCACTGGTATTGTAGGGGGCACCTTCCCAGACTTTCTCTAAGAATTGGTTGCCGTCGGCGAGAACATAGCCAATGTAATCCCTATCCCCAGCGATGTCGAATTGGGTAAAACCCTTGATCTTCTCTTGCGCTTGTCCCCCTTTGAGTGCTCTATTGTCGATTAGGGAAGAGCAGTGGAACAAAAATAACAGCAGAACGAATAAACTTCTAAACATGGAATTCCTCTAAGTAGTCAGTGATTTTACTCTTATATATGGTTTTTTGTATCGGACTCATAAATAAAATTTCTTTCGACAATGAGTGGGATATGTAACAAATTTATGGATTTTTCCTAAAGAGTAAAAAACGTAAGTAATGGATAAAAGTTTCTGAGCCATTACGTATTGTGCAAGCATAAATCTCTAATTCAGACTTAAAGGTAGGAAAGTAGTCTATCATTCTCCGTCAGCAGTGGGTAGGTTTCGGCGAATTGTTGGGTAGTTTTTTTCAGAAAAGGATCGAGGTAACTGATTCCCTTTTTTAAGATGCTTTCTGGAATGGAGCCATAATAACATGCTGCGATTCCTCCTGCCATACAAGCAATGGTATCACTATCACCACCAATAGAAATAGCTTTGCGAATGGTCGATTCAAAGTCATTGCCTTCTAAAAAACTGATAATAGCCTCGGGAACTGAACCTTGGCAACTTACATCAAAAGAATATGTTTTGCGAATTTCATCGATGCTTCTCTGCAAGGAATAGGAGAAACGTTGTTCTATTTCGGATTGGATAAAGCTCTTGGTCTGTTTCTGTCTGGCATAAAAAATACATAGGGCAATTGCCTGTGCTCCCTTGA from Bacteroidota bacterium encodes:
- a CDS encoding ADP-ribosylglycohydrolase family protein; translated protein: MIGAIIGDILGSSFERRNTKLENFPLFPPRTSFTDDSVLTIATAYAILNQKPYRETYQDFYKRYPRAGYGGRFQKWARLQHAKPYNSYGNGSAMRVSPIAFAFETEDEVLLHAKQSAEVSHNHLEGIKGAQAIALCIFYARQKQTKSFIQSEIEQRFSYSLQRSIDEIRKTYSFDVSCQGSVPEAIISFLEGNDFESTIRKAISIGGDSDTIACMAGGIAACYYGSIPESILKKGISYLDPFLKKTTQQFAETYPLLTENDRLLSYL